One Tepidisphaeraceae bacterium DNA segment encodes these proteins:
- a CDS encoding carbon-nitrogen hydrolase, with product MAKKPTLPRGDKNKRIVNVGITQMAVGEDVNANLKNQARLIEKAAQQGAQIVCTQELFRAKYFCQLEDHRFFKLAETIPGPSTELFGKLAKKHKIVIIASLFEKRAAGLYHNTAVVIETDGSIKGIYRKMHIPDDPLYYEKFYFTPGDTGFRAWDTTYGKIGVLICWDQWYPEGARLTALQGAEILFYPTAIGWHPKERELYGTAQHESWELIQRSHGVANGCYVCSPNRIGLEHVHDADGKPASEDGILFWGQSFISGPDGQIVQKASVDQEEVIVQPLDLDRVEFSRTHWPFLRDRRIDAYGNITKRFVDSAV from the coding sequence ATGGCAAAGAAACCAACACTCCCCCGCGGCGACAAGAACAAGCGCATCGTCAACGTCGGCATCACCCAGATGGCCGTCGGTGAGGACGTCAACGCCAACCTGAAGAACCAGGCCCGCCTGATCGAGAAGGCGGCCCAGCAGGGCGCGCAGATCGTCTGCACGCAGGAGCTGTTCCGCGCGAAGTACTTCTGCCAGCTGGAAGACCACCGCTTCTTCAAGCTGGCCGAGACCATCCCCGGCCCCAGCACGGAACTGTTCGGCAAGCTGGCGAAGAAGCACAAGATCGTCATCATCGCCAGCCTGTTCGAGAAGCGCGCCGCGGGCCTGTACCACAACACGGCAGTCGTCATCGAGACCGACGGCAGCATCAAGGGCATCTACCGCAAGATGCACATTCCAGATGATCCGCTGTACTACGAGAAGTTCTACTTCACGCCCGGCGACACCGGCTTCCGCGCCTGGGACACCACCTACGGCAAGATCGGCGTGCTGATCTGCTGGGACCAGTGGTACCCCGAGGGCGCCCGCCTGACCGCGTTGCAAGGCGCCGAAATCCTGTTCTACCCCACCGCCATCGGCTGGCACCCGAAGGAGCGCGAGTTGTACGGCACCGCCCAGCACGAAAGCTGGGAGCTGATCCAGCGCAGCCACGGCGTGGCCAACGGCTGCTACGTCTGCTCGCCCAACCGCATCGGCCTCGAACACGTCCACGACGCCGACGGCAAACCCGCCAGCGAGGACGGCATCCTCTTCTGGGGCCAATCGTTCATCAGCGGCCCGGATGGGCAGATCGTGCAGAAGGCGTCAGTGGACCAAGAAGAGGTGATCGTTCAGCCGCTGGATCTGGACCGCGTCGAGTTCAGCCGCACGCACTGGCCCTTCCTGCGCGATCGGCGGATCGATGCGTACGGGAACATCACGAAGCGGTTCGTGGACTCGG